One window of Brachybacterium ginsengisoli genomic DNA carries:
- a CDS encoding CPBP family intramembrane glutamic endopeptidase, translated as MTIIDRPPAPRPTAHDGGVGLLEAIRRHPLLTFFLLANGLSWLAWLPYILSLNGLGVWGVEFPAMLGTSQLLGVLPGAYLGPIGSALLVTAIVDGRAGLRSWAERLLRWNVNWRWYAVTLLAVPAAALLAGLVFSGGEVLAPSATVLVAYLPLLLLQMVTTGLAEEPGWRDFALSRMQRTMGPLRSALVLGPLWGLWHLPLFLTDWGGWPDATWTRPVVFLVFCFAFNIVMSWVFNRTGESLPMSMLMHAGTNTFASSLGAEMFPSLDPEASLLSMTVAAVIASIVLVLATRGRLGFRALTPPRLGPVRSRAALSSRP; from the coding sequence ATGACCATCATCGACCGGCCCCCGGCGCCGCGGCCCACCGCCCATGACGGCGGCGTCGGCCTGCTCGAAGCCATTCGCCGTCACCCGCTGCTGACCTTCTTCCTCCTGGCCAACGGACTCAGCTGGCTGGCCTGGCTGCCGTACATCCTGTCCCTGAACGGGCTGGGCGTGTGGGGCGTGGAGTTCCCGGCGATGCTGGGCACCAGCCAGCTGCTCGGCGTACTGCCCGGCGCGTATCTCGGCCCGATCGGCTCCGCCCTGTTGGTCACCGCGATCGTCGACGGTCGGGCCGGCCTGAGGAGCTGGGCCGAGCGTCTGCTGAGGTGGAACGTGAACTGGCGCTGGTACGCCGTCACCCTGCTCGCCGTGCCGGCGGCGGCCCTGCTGGCCGGGCTGGTGTTCTCGGGTGGCGAGGTCCTCGCACCCTCGGCGACGGTTCTCGTCGCCTACCTCCCGCTGCTCCTGCTCCAGATGGTCACGACCGGCCTCGCGGAAGAGCCGGGCTGGCGGGACTTCGCCCTGTCCCGGATGCAGCGCACGATGGGCCCGCTGCGTTCGGCGCTTGTGCTCGGGCCGCTGTGGGGGCTGTGGCATCTGCCGCTGTTCCTGACCGACTGGGGCGGCTGGCCGGACGCGACCTGGACCCGCCCGGTGGTGTTCCTCGTCTTCTGCTTCGCCTTCAACATCGTCATGAGCTGGGTCTTCAATCGCACCGGGGAGTCTCTGCCGATGTCGATGCTGATGCACGCCGGGACGAACACCTTCGCGTCCTCGCTGGGCGCCGAGATGTTCCCGTCCCTGGATCCGGAGGCTTCGCTGCTGTCGATGACCGTCGCCGCCGTGATCGCCTCGATCGTGCTGGTGCTCGCCACACGAGGCCGCCTGGGCTTCCGCGCCCTGACGCCCCCGCGGCTCGGACCGGTTCGCAGCCGAGCCGCACTAAGCTCGCGCCCATGA
- a CDS encoding gluconokinase — protein sequence MPRFNIPAEDAQGPLVVGIDIGSGGTRAAVYDVSGREVGKLNHKETHEFTVDDDGTSTIDADQIVAEIRASLAAVLTAESLPGEVRAIGFDTFASSLVAVDAAGNALTPCITYADTRCHAQVGELASRLDVDDLHERTGARLHSSYTAPRLAWLRAEEPEVFARTERFMALGEYVAFKLLGTAALGTASAAWSGMIDRRTGQYIPELLEAVGVDAATMGESLDPDQALPVAGTPLAAEFPQLADAVWLPVIGDGLAANLGIGALGEGTWGISTATSGAIRQLLSTDIPTLPSGLWAYRVDQQRTLVGSAMSDCGRVLDWCRNELAMPFDIDQTDTATLFSGPPSAGTPLVIPFFSGERGTKWRGSSRAMFVNVGASTTWKDMLLGAMEGVALSFLRIADQMREAGGEPERIVLSGGMTGAIPGWLHLLSDALAMPIDHVAVSRSTMRGAAVMALEQAAPGVPVAEVPVLTRVEPVAAHQDYYRERLERFEKLADLA from the coding sequence ATGCCCCGCTTCAACATCCCGGCCGAGGACGCCCAGGGTCCCCTGGTCGTCGGGATCGACATCGGCTCCGGCGGCACCCGCGCCGCGGTCTACGACGTCTCCGGCCGCGAGGTCGGCAAGCTCAACCACAAGGAGACCCACGAGTTCACGGTCGACGACGACGGCACGAGCACCATCGATGCCGATCAGATCGTCGCCGAGATCCGTGCCTCCCTCGCGGCGGTGCTCACCGCCGAGTCCCTCCCGGGCGAGGTGCGCGCGATCGGCTTCGACACCTTCGCCTCCTCGCTGGTCGCGGTCGACGCCGCCGGCAACGCGCTGACCCCCTGCATCACCTATGCGGACACCCGCTGCCACGCCCAGGTGGGCGAGCTCGCCTCGCGCCTGGACGTCGACGACCTGCACGAGCGTACGGGCGCCCGTCTCCACTCCTCGTACACCGCGCCCCGCCTGGCCTGGCTGCGCGCCGAGGAGCCCGAGGTGTTCGCCCGCACCGAGCGCTTCATGGCCCTCGGCGAGTACGTGGCCTTCAAGCTGCTGGGCACCGCCGCGCTCGGCACCGCCTCCGCGGCCTGGTCCGGGATGATCGACCGCCGCACCGGGCAGTACATCCCCGAGCTGCTCGAGGCCGTGGGCGTGGACGCCGCGACGATGGGCGAGTCGCTCGACCCCGATCAGGCGCTGCCCGTGGCCGGTACCCCGCTCGCCGCCGAGTTCCCGCAGCTGGCGGACGCCGTGTGGCTGCCGGTGATCGGCGACGGCCTCGCCGCGAACCTCGGCATCGGCGCGCTCGGCGAGGGCACCTGGGGCATCTCCACGGCGACCTCCGGCGCGATCCGCCAGCTGCTCTCCACCGACATCCCCACCCTGCCCAGCGGCCTGTGGGCGTACCGCGTGGACCAGCAGCGCACCCTCGTGGGCTCCGCGATGAGCGACTGCGGCCGGGTGCTGGACTGGTGCCGCAACGAGCTCGCGATGCCCTTCGACATCGACCAGACCGACACCGCGACCCTCTTCTCCGGTCCGCCGTCGGCCGGGACCCCGCTGGTCATCCCCTTCTTCTCCGGGGAGCGCGGCACCAAGTGGCGGGGCAGCTCGCGGGCGATGTTCGTGAACGTCGGTGCGTCCACCACCTGGAAGGACATGCTGCTCGGGGCGATGGAGGGCGTGGCCCTCTCGTTCCTGCGCATCGCCGACCAGATGCGCGAGGCCGGCGGCGAGCCCGAGCGGATCGTGCTCTCCGGCGGCATGACCGGGGCGATCCCCGGCTGGCTGCACCTGCTCTCCGACGCGCTGGCCATGCCGATCGACCACGTCGCCGTGTCCCGCTCGACCATGCGCGGCGCCGCGGTGATGGCGCTCGAGCAGGCCGCTCCCGGCGTCCCCGTCGCCGAGGTGCCGGTGCTGACCCGGGTGGAGCCCGTCGCGGCCCATCAGGACTACTACCGCGAGCGCCTCGAGCGCTTCGAGAAGCTCGCCGACCTGGCCTGA
- a CDS encoding sensor histidine kinase, translating into MVLLLLLPLLVATDGGSSSIGSLGPGAVSVGSASWWTVAATLALQGAALLAVHRSSTVSVLVTAGLALVLAAFAPGVPYTLSHLPVLVAVFVAAPRGRWRTTRTVLAAAALAVALGTLMNTLRSGLGTLPGVLVEALVQGIGLVGITALISLALASIRTAREAQRKEVAALTREREAVDRARTAAERERDAVIREREATTRAVLSEQRAAMARELHDIAAHHLSGITLLAAAADRQIDTDPDAAHESVRQVRSQTRTVLEDIRRVVGLLRGDGAAERTVESLSTVPELVTARAATGQPVRLERRGPADARREAAGVGPLAQLVAFRMVQESLSNAAVHASGAPCLVTVDDSGAAALQVTVRNERPDGPAPATSSGGAGGFGLIGMLERAQLVGGRLEAGPSADGGWVAELTIPRDTVGAPSQDDAVDIATTTTEGAHR; encoded by the coding sequence ATGGTCCTGCTGCTCCTGCTGCCCCTCCTCGTCGCGACCGACGGCGGCTCCTCCTCCATCGGTTCCCTCGGTCCCGGGGCAGTCTCCGTCGGCTCCGCCTCCTGGTGGACGGTCGCGGCGACCCTCGCGCTCCAGGGCGCGGCGCTGCTGGCCGTCCACCGCTCATCGACAGTGTCCGTGCTGGTCACGGCCGGCCTCGCGCTCGTGCTCGCGGCATTCGCCCCCGGTGTCCCGTACACGCTCAGCCACCTCCCGGTTCTGGTGGCGGTGTTCGTTGCCGCGCCGCGCGGCCGGTGGCGGACGACGCGCACCGTGCTGGCCGCGGCGGCCCTCGCGGTCGCGCTCGGGACGCTGATGAACACGCTGCGCAGCGGCCTCGGCACCCTGCCGGGGGTGCTCGTCGAGGCGCTGGTGCAGGGCATCGGCCTGGTGGGCATCACGGCGCTGATCTCCCTCGCCCTGGCATCGATCCGCACGGCCCGTGAGGCTCAGCGCAAGGAAGTCGCGGCGCTCACCCGCGAGCGGGAAGCCGTGGATCGGGCGCGGACTGCCGCCGAGCGGGAGCGGGACGCGGTGATCCGGGAGCGGGAGGCGACGACCCGTGCGGTCCTCTCCGAGCAGCGCGCCGCGATGGCCCGCGAGCTGCACGACATCGCCGCCCATCACCTCTCCGGCATCACGCTCCTGGCCGCCGCCGCGGACCGGCAGATCGACACGGATCCCGACGCCGCGCACGAGTCCGTGCGGCAGGTGCGCAGCCAAACCCGGACCGTCCTCGAGGACATCCGCCGCGTGGTGGGGCTGCTGCGCGGCGACGGCGCGGCCGAACGCACCGTCGAGTCCCTCTCGACCGTCCCTGAGCTGGTGACCGCCCGTGCCGCGACCGGTCAGCCCGTGCGGCTCGAACGGCGCGGTCCGGCCGACGCCAGGAGGGAGGCGGCGGGCGTGGGCCCGCTCGCGCAGCTCGTGGCCTTCCGGATGGTCCAGGAGTCGCTGAGCAACGCCGCCGTGCACGCCTCCGGTGCTCCGTGCCTGGTCACGGTCGATGACTCGGGCGCCGCGGCCCTGCAGGTCACCGTGCGCAACGAGCGTCCCGACGGGCCCGCCCCGGCCACGTCCTCGGGAGGAGCTGGTGGCTTCGGCCTGATCGGCATGCTCGAGCGCGCGCAGCTGGTCGGCGGCCGGCTGGAGGCCGGCCCGTCGGCCGACGGGGGCTGGGTCGCGGAGCTGACGATCCCCCGCGACACGGTCGGGGCCCCCTCACAGGACGATGCGGTCGACATCGCCACCACGACGACCGAGGGAGCCCACCGATGA
- a CDS encoding mannitol dehydrogenase family protein, producing the protein MSTPSPSDVGRLVHLGIGNFARAHTLHATDMAGGWSVVAFTGRSAAMADALNAQGGKYGLIVRGAEKDEVSVIDVIDEVFPASDVDALVRLLADPFTAVVTLTITEKGYAAGSDPATSAPARLALGLKARREAGVTEQIALVSCDNLTGNGEVLREAVLAELDEETAAWFADHVDVISTMVDRITPSADEKAGDTVREQAGFEDSVPVVTEPFTEWVIEDRFRGRRPEWEKAGVQFTDDIEVHELRKLRLLNGAHTLMAYAGQVAGVERVDEAISHREVRALVEQLWAEARETLPLPADELDAYTAALEERFRNPRLADNLLRIAADGSVKLPVRALPVIAELGGPDQAPGEVAAVAAWTAWVTDRVAGGGEVKDPRAAEIASAAALEDATERVSSLLALLDVPAIDPLVDAVLAEERRLPRP; encoded by the coding sequence ATGAGCACACCCAGCCCCTCCGACGTGGGCCGCCTGGTCCACCTCGGCATCGGCAACTTCGCCCGCGCCCACACCCTGCACGCCACCGACATGGCCGGCGGCTGGTCCGTGGTCGCGTTCACCGGCCGCTCGGCCGCGATGGCCGATGCGCTGAACGCCCAGGGCGGCAAGTACGGCCTGATCGTCCGCGGCGCCGAGAAGGACGAGGTCAGCGTCATCGACGTCATCGACGAGGTGTTCCCCGCCTCCGACGTCGACGCCCTCGTGCGCCTGCTCGCCGATCCCTTCACCGCCGTGGTCACCCTGACCATCACCGAGAAGGGCTACGCCGCCGGCTCGGACCCGGCCACCTCCGCCCCGGCTCGTCTCGCGCTCGGCCTGAAGGCCCGCCGCGAGGCCGGGGTCACCGAGCAGATCGCGCTGGTCTCCTGCGACAATCTCACCGGCAACGGCGAGGTGCTGCGCGAGGCCGTCCTCGCCGAGCTCGACGAGGAGACCGCCGCCTGGTTCGCCGACCACGTCGACGTCATCTCCACGATGGTCGACCGGATCACCCCGTCGGCCGACGAGAAGGCGGGGGACACCGTCCGCGAGCAGGCCGGCTTCGAGGACTCCGTCCCCGTGGTCACCGAGCCCTTCACCGAGTGGGTCATCGAGGACCGCTTCCGCGGCCGTCGCCCCGAGTGGGAGAAGGCCGGCGTGCAGTTCACCGACGACATCGAGGTGCATGAGCTGCGCAAGCTGCGCCTGCTCAACGGCGCCCACACCCTCATGGCCTACGCCGGACAGGTCGCGGGCGTGGAGCGCGTGGACGAGGCCATCTCGCACCGCGAGGTGCGGGCGCTGGTCGAGCAGCTGTGGGCCGAGGCCCGCGAGACGCTGCCGCTCCCGGCGGACGAGCTCGACGCCTACACCGCGGCTCTCGAGGAGCGCTTCCGCAACCCGCGCCTGGCCGACAACCTCCTCCGCATCGCCGCCGACGGCTCCGTGAAGCTGCCCGTGCGCGCGCTGCCCGTGATCGCCGAGCTCGGCGGCCCGGACCAGGCGCCCGGCGAGGTCGCGGCGGTCGCCGCGTGGACCGCCTGGGTCACCGATCGCGTGGCCGGCGGCGGCGAGGTCAAGGACCCGCGGGCCGCGGAGATCGCCTCGGCCGCCGCGCTCGAGGACGCCACCGAGCGGGTGAGCTCCCTGCTCGCCCTGCTCGACGTCCCCGCGATCGACCCGCTGGTCGATGCGGTCCTCGCCGAGGAGCGGCGCCTGCCGCGTCCCTGA
- a CDS encoding Dyp-type peroxidase, translated as MTGQDSPADPRRWGRRHLLRAGSVGVGALGVGAASVGLDRSLREDRNPADGRSATGPSPLLGEVTVPFHGEHQAGIGTPAPASATFLALDLREEVDREGVLRLLRLLTDDASRLTRGQPALADTEPEMAAQPASLTITAGFGPGLMERTERPVPDWLAPLPAFGIDELEEQWNDGDLLLQIAAEDPLTVSHAARMLLKDARAYARLRWLQRGFRRSPGTQAPGTTMRNLFGQLDGSANAQPGTEHFDRVVWIPDGPFAGGTSMVLRRIRMDLDRWDEVDRSAREQSTGTRLDTGAPLSGGTERTPADFSLTSAYGFPLIGEFSHMRRARGVDDGEHQEILRRPYNYDIAPPPGSGAISEAGQIFVSFQADLPGQFLPIQRRLDELDLLNEWTTPIGSAVFAIPPGCAEGEFLGQSVLE; from the coding sequence ATGACGGGCCAGGACTCCCCCGCCGACCCGCGCCGGTGGGGTCGCCGCCATCTGCTGCGGGCCGGCTCGGTGGGCGTGGGCGCGCTCGGCGTGGGCGCCGCCTCCGTCGGTCTGGACCGCTCACTGCGCGAGGATCGGAACCCGGCCGACGGACGCTCCGCGACCGGGCCGAGCCCGCTCCTCGGCGAGGTCACGGTCCCCTTCCACGGCGAGCATCAGGCGGGCATCGGGACGCCCGCCCCGGCCTCGGCGACCTTCCTGGCCCTCGACCTGCGGGAGGAGGTGGACCGGGAGGGGGTGCTGCGACTGCTGCGCCTGCTCACCGACGACGCCTCCCGCCTCACCCGCGGTCAGCCCGCCCTGGCGGACACCGAGCCGGAGATGGCGGCCCAGCCCGCCTCGCTCACGATCACGGCGGGCTTCGGGCCCGGGCTCATGGAGCGGACCGAGCGGCCCGTCCCGGACTGGCTGGCTCCGCTGCCCGCCTTCGGGATCGATGAGCTCGAGGAGCAGTGGAACGACGGCGACCTCCTGCTGCAGATCGCGGCGGAGGATCCGCTGACCGTCTCCCACGCGGCCCGGATGCTGCTCAAGGACGCCCGCGCCTACGCGCGTCTGCGCTGGCTGCAGCGGGGATTCCGCCGCTCCCCGGGGACCCAGGCCCCCGGCACCACGATGCGGAACCTCTTCGGCCAGCTCGACGGCAGTGCGAACGCGCAGCCCGGCACGGAGCACTTCGACCGCGTCGTGTGGATCCCCGACGGTCCCTTCGCCGGCGGCACCTCGATGGTGCTCCGGCGGATCCGGATGGACCTGGACCGCTGGGACGAGGTGGACCGCTCCGCCCGGGAGCAGTCCACCGGCACCAGGCTCGACACCGGGGCCCCGCTCAGCGGCGGCACCGAGCGCACCCCGGCGGACTTCTCGTTGACCTCGGCCTACGGGTTCCCGCTGATCGGGGAGTTCTCCCACATGCGGAGGGCGCGAGGGGTCGACGACGGCGAGCACCAGGAGATCCTCCGTCGGCCGTACAACTACGACATCGCGCCGCCGCCGGGCAGCGGGGCGATCTCCGAGGCCGGGCAGATCTTCGTCTCCTTCCAGGCGGACCTCCCGGGCCAGTTCCTGCCGATCCAGCGCCGGCTGGACGAGCTGGACCTGCTCAACGAATGGACCACCCCGATCGGCTCCGCCGTGTTCGCGATCCCGCCGGGGTGCGCGGAGGGCGAGTTCCTGGGACAGTCGGTGCTGGAGTAG
- a CDS encoding response regulator yields the protein MIRVLLADDQPLVRAGLTGLLSTEADLEVVAAAADGQEAVHLVGELRPDVACLDIRMPVLDGIAATRQLTAMDPPVPVLILTTFDLDDYVFGALEAGAAGFLLKDADPEVIVSAVRRVAAGQGTLDQALTRRILAEFVRRRSLRPVTVQGTDGLLTAREVDILGLLAQGMSNEEIARELVVEISTVKSHVARMLPKLGVRSRLQAVVWAYQNEIVRVPEGS from the coding sequence ATGATCCGAGTGCTGCTGGCGGATGATCAGCCCCTGGTCCGTGCCGGCCTCACCGGCCTCCTCAGCACCGAGGCCGATCTCGAGGTGGTCGCCGCCGCGGCTGACGGGCAGGAGGCCGTGCACCTCGTCGGCGAGCTGCGCCCTGACGTGGCCTGCCTGGACATCCGCATGCCCGTGCTCGACGGGATCGCGGCCACCCGGCAGCTCACGGCGATGGACCCGCCGGTCCCGGTGCTGATCCTGACCACCTTCGACCTGGACGACTACGTCTTCGGGGCCCTGGAGGCCGGCGCCGCAGGGTTCCTCCTCAAGGACGCCGACCCTGAGGTCATCGTGAGCGCCGTGCGGAGGGTCGCCGCCGGCCAGGGCACCCTCGACCAGGCGCTCACGCGGCGCATCCTCGCCGAGTTCGTGCGCCGGCGCAGCCTCCGGCCGGTCACCGTCCAGGGGACCGACGGGCTCCTCACCGCCCGCGAGGTCGACATCCTGGGTCTGCTCGCCCAGGGCATGTCCAACGAGGAGATCGCCCGGGAGCTGGTCGTCGAGATCTCCACCGTGAAGTCCCACGTGGCACGGATGCTGCCGAAGCTCGGCGTGCGCTCACGTCTGCAGGCCGTGGTGTGGGCCTACCAGAACGAGATCGTGAGGGTGCCCGAGGGGTCGTGA
- a CDS encoding copper chaperone PCu(A)C, which yields MSRSTLSSRPSRRSAPGPVRIPRRAALAALLLPLAACADSSGSGGDAGAGASDGGTSDGDAATPTGALSVTDPWVKAVEEGMTAAFGTLTNGTGHDLVLIGARTPASTSVQLHETTSDGSGGMSMQEKEGGFPVAAGEDLALEPGGNHLMLMEVTAPLQPGDEIEVVLEFADGTEHPFTATVKDFSGAQEHYAPEDSGSGASDGGGEHAGHGEDR from the coding sequence ATGTCTCGCAGCACCCTGTCCTCCCGCCCGTCCCGCCGATCCGCTCCGGGCCCGGTGCGGATCCCCCGCCGCGCGGCCCTCGCCGCGCTCCTGCTCCCGCTCGCGGCCTGCGCCGACAGCTCCGGGAGCGGTGGGGACGCCGGCGCCGGCGCATCCGACGGCGGCACCTCCGACGGGGATGCCGCCACCCCGACCGGCGCCCTCTCCGTCACCGATCCGTGGGTCAAGGCCGTCGAGGAGGGCATGACCGCCGCCTTCGGCACCCTGACCAACGGCACCGGCCACGACCTCGTGCTCATCGGCGCGCGCACCCCCGCGAGCACCTCGGTGCAGCTGCACGAGACCACCTCCGACGGATCCGGCGGCATGAGCATGCAGGAGAAGGAGGGCGGCTTCCCGGTCGCCGCCGGCGAGGACCTCGCGCTCGAGCCCGGCGGGAACCACCTCATGCTCATGGAGGTCACCGCTCCTCTGCAGCCCGGTGACGAGATCGAGGTGGTGCTCGAGTTCGCCGACGGCACCGAGCATCCCTTCACCGCGACCGTGAAGGACTTCTCCGGTGCGCAGGAGCACTATGCCCCCGAGGACTCCGGTTCCGGCGCCTCGGACGGCGGCGGCGAGCACGCCGGTCACGGCGAGGACCGATGA
- a CDS encoding DUF559 domain-containing protein, whose product MTPRWSPPPRSLLPRTLLLASGVHPRRLASTEFTEVIPGFCTPTAAPAELQVIARVLQREAGPGSVISHATAAEVLGLPLPAVQRYTILKQLHCTVPPERRRRMGPQVKVHARRPEATRRWLGLTMSSPVRLLSDLAGVLTPLELVQACDALIGPVTARPRVTLGELTRLVEEATPMPGIKKVRRAILAARERVESPKETELRLLLIGKGFAEPGINVPVRAPATGEQFRLDLAYPSLKIAIEYDGDWHRTDRARFRRDRRKDDVLHELGWRVVRVTDSDLGSPDDLLGRLEHLGTPRLRACR is encoded by the coding sequence ATGACGCCCCGTTGGTCCCCGCCGCCAAGAAGCCTCCTGCCCCGGACGCTGCTCCTCGCGAGCGGTGTCCATCCGCGTCGGCTCGCCTCGACCGAGTTCACCGAGGTGATCCCCGGGTTCTGCACGCCGACGGCGGCGCCTGCCGAGCTGCAGGTGATCGCTCGCGTGCTGCAGCGCGAGGCCGGGCCCGGGTCGGTCATCAGCCATGCCACGGCCGCTGAGGTGCTCGGGCTCCCGCTCCCGGCCGTCCAGCGGTACACGATCCTGAAGCAGCTCCACTGCACGGTCCCGCCCGAGCGGCGCCGGAGGATGGGGCCGCAGGTGAAGGTCCACGCCAGGCGCCCCGAGGCGACCCGACGATGGCTCGGGCTGACGATGAGCTCGCCGGTCAGGCTGCTGAGCGATCTCGCCGGCGTGCTGACTCCTCTCGAGCTGGTCCAGGCCTGCGACGCCCTGATCGGCCCGGTGACGGCGCGCCCCCGAGTCACCCTGGGCGAGCTGACGAGGCTCGTCGAGGAGGCGACGCCGATGCCAGGGATCAAGAAGGTGCGCCGAGCAATCCTCGCAGCCAGGGAGCGGGTGGAGTCCCCGAAGGAGACCGAGCTGCGCCTCCTCCTGATCGGGAAGGGATTCGCGGAGCCCGGGATCAACGTCCCGGTGCGCGCCCCGGCGACCGGCGAGCAGTTCCGGCTGGATCTCGCCTACCCGTCACTGAAGATCGCGATCGAGTACGACGGCGACTGGCATCGCACCGACAGGGCACGATTCCGGAGGGACCGCCGCAAGGATGACGTCCTGCACGAGCTGGGGTGGAGGGTCGTGCGGGTCACCGACAGCGACCTCGGATCACCCGACGACCTCCTCGGCCGCCTCGAGCACCTCGGCACCCCTCGCCTCCGCGCATGCCGGTAG